The Oryzias latipes chromosome 8, ASM223467v1 genomic interval tggcaagacaaaaaaagaaaacaagttctCAGCTCGAAGTCagttataaaaatgttattaacttttaaatataaagaaaaaaaactcataaatagTCTAACATATATTTGTCTTTTGGCAGGGTTGCAGACTACCAGGCTAGGGACATACATCGAGGACAGAGTCAACAAATACTTGAAGCGACAAAACCACCCAGAAGCTGGTGAAGTGTTTGTGCGGGTTGTTGCTAGCTCTGATAAATCAGTCGATGTTAAGCCCGGCATGAAGTCGAGGTGAGGTCCATATTTGCTTCTCCTCTTAACATAATTGAGAGCCTTGTCTCAGGACTGTTCAGAAAGCAGCTTTCTCGagtaaaaaactaattttagcTTGTTACATTAACTTAATCACAGAGGTGTACCATTCTAAGGAACCCTTTTGAAGAGCAGtcatcatatttgttttttgtgtttttgctggcAGGTTTGTAGACTCAGGCGAGATGATGGAAAACTTCCCTTACAGAACCAAAGCACTTTTTGCATTTGAGGAAATAGACGGTGTGGACGTTTGTTTCTTCGGCATGCACGTCCAGGAATATGGCTCTGATTGTCCTTTTCCAAACACCAGGTAACAATACAATTCAAAAACACCTTAAAATAATactgcaaacatttattttcacaaaacttTGTTGGCATtaacttaaattattattaaaatggtAGATGAAGATGGCTAATTCATTTTTTCTGAATAGCATCAAATAAtaagccttttttgttttataaattgCTAAAAGGATctttctattgttttattttaaaaaaaatcttattttttaaactttatgtaccaaataaagtgtttttagttttttttctcgttttttttggggggagggggggtcaatAATGTAATGTATACATTTAGTATTTCCTAGTAAAATGTGATGAATTTTGAATGTTAATTGTTcttcttttaacttttactgATATGTTAACTGTTTCTATATTGCTTCCCTCTCAAGGAAAATGAGAGCTTGCTCTCAGTTGGCCTCCCTGTAGAAATAAAGCTTCTTTTCCTCTCCTTCCAAtcagagttttgtttttgtctttcaggcGGGTTTACATATCATACCTTGACAGTGTTCACTTCTTCAAGCCACGTTTGCTAAGGACTGCAGTGTACCATGAGATCCTAATAGGTTACCTGGAGTATGTAAAGAAACTTGGGTGGGTGCAAACTAACATTGTGGTTTTCCCCTTCAGACGGACATATGCACAACAGTTGCTGATAAAAAATAGcttataatgttttattttttaatcaggtATGTGATGGGTCACATTTGGGCTTGTCCTCCAAGTGAAGGAGATGACTACATTTTCCACTGCCACCCTCCTGACCAGAAAATCCCAAAGCCCAAAAGGCTCCAAGAGTGGTACCGCAAGATGCTGGACAAAGCTTTTGCTGAGCGGATTTTGCATGATTACAAGGTCAGAAACCCCTCAGAAATGGTTCATtagataatattttttttaatgtttgaaatatttttgctgTTCCATCTGTCAGAatattaacaattttttttttaactttgagtATTTTGGTGGAAACCACATGCATTTCTTATGCATATAAATCAATGTCCATACATCCTGATTTTGTGATCAAATCAATTTGTGATGCAGAATTGGCAAATTTCCTTGGAGTGGCTTAAATTCTACTCCATCTGTAAAGTGCTCCCGCACTGTGCAATGATGTAATTCATGTGTGAATATGTAGTCATGCCAAAATGCAACTTACTCTCCTCTAATGAgagcatgtttgtttgtttcaggacATTTTCAAGCAGGCTACAGAAGATAGGCTGACGAGTGCCAATGAGCTGCCGTACTTCGAAGGAGACTTTTGGCCTAATGTACTGGAGGAGAGCATtaaggagctggagcaggaggaggaggaaaggaaaaaagaggagaaCACAGCCTCTTCTGAGACTACAGAGGTATGTTAACAtgaagaacattacatttttgtcaCAAGATCATTATGAACCCAGTGATTAAAAAGACTTAAGATTTAAACATGATTGGATATTTCATCTGTGAAAGCTCCGGCTGCTACAGGATTGTTTGCCACTCTTTACTCTAATTACATTATCGGATCCTCATGTGTCTTTGTTACAGGGGGCCCAGGCTGACAGCAAGAATGCcaaaaagaagaacaacaaGAAAACCAACAAGAACAAAAGCAGTCTTAGTCGGGCCAATAAGAAAAAACCCGGGATGCCAAATGTGGCCAATGATCTGTCACAAAAACTTTACGCCACAATGGAAAAACATAAGGAGGTGGGTCAACTTCCCATCTGCAACTTTCTTTTGTCCTGAGACTAAAATACTCTTCTTTTTCCAGCccacttttgtttatttaagggTTTCACAGCAATGTACTTGTCTCATGGAGTCACTGTCATTAAGGAAAAATATGTATCTCTCAATTACATGGAGTTGTTCTTGACGCTCGAGACTAACAAACTTTGTGTGCCTCAGGTGTTTTTTGTCATACACCTCCATGCTGGGCCCGTCATCAACACCTTGCCGCCCATTATGGACCCAGACCCCCTGCTTACTTGTGACCTCATGGATGGCCGTGATGCCTTTTTGACTTTGGCCAGGGACAAGCACTGGGAGTTCAGCTCGCTGAGGAGATGCAAGTGGAGTACAATGTGCATGTTGGTGGAGCTGCACAACCAGGGCCAGGACCGCTTTGTTTACACTTGCAATGAGTGCAAGCATCACGTGGAAACCCGCTGGCATTGCACTGTTtgtgaggtaaaaaaaacacttgacatcataaatgtttctatactttttatatataaaacttTCCACTTAAATGACATTTAACTTTCATGTGCTCCTTTCACGTGTCATCAGGATTATGACCTATGCATTAACTGCTACAAGACCAAGGGCCATGAGCATCAGATGGTGAAATGGGGCCTAGGCTTGGACGATGACAGCAACGGTCAGGGTGGGGAGGCCTCCAAGAGCCCACAGGAGAATCGGCGTCTCAGCATCCAGCGCTGCATCCAGTCCCTTGTCCACGCCTGCCAATGCCGCAACGCCAACTGCTCGCTGTCGTCATGTCAGAAGATGAAGAGGGTAGTTCAGCACACCAAGGGCTGCAAGCGCAAGACCAATGGTGGCTGTCCGGTTTGCAAACAGCTTATTGCTTTATGTTGTTATCATGCCAAGCACTGTCAGGAGAACAAATGTCCAGTTCCATTCTGTCTCAACATTAAGCAAAAGctccatcagcagcagctgcagcacaggCTGCATCAGGCTCAAATGATGCGCCGCAGAATGGCCACTATGGCTGGAAGAGGAATGCCGATGCCATCTCCACCTACCTCCACTGCCCTGGACACCCCAAATTCTCTGCAGCAGCCTAATACCCCCCAGACTCCCCAGCCCATGCCTAACCAACCCCAACAGCAACCACCAAACCCTGCCAACATTGCCCAGGGGTTCCCCGGTAATGGTCGCGGTAGTCAGCCCACAACGCCTGTTCCACAGGGTAAACCTGGGCCTCCGTCGTCCCCACTCCATCAGCAGCTGTCCCCAATGCCAAACATGCCACACCAACAGCAGCCTCCGCCtccacagcaacagcagcaactGCTGGCAGCCCAGAAAGTGGCTCATGAGATCCAGATGGTAGCCAAGgcaaagcagctgcagacaaaTTATGCTATGAACGGGATGCACATGAACCACTCTCGTATGATGGGGCCTGGGCCAAACCAGATGCAGATGGTGCAAGGGCCACGGGGTCCCCAGGTGATGCCGGCTATGCAGCAAGGCCAGTGGAACCCTGGCATGCAGAAGCCCCAGGGTTCTCAGCCACAAGTCCCTCCCCAGCAAGGTCCCATGGTTTCTCAACAGGCTCAGGGAACCCCAATGCTACAGCCGGGTCAGCTCATGCAGAGGCCCATGATGCCACAGCAACACGGTCTTCAAATGCCTGGGGTCATGCCTTCCCAGATGCCCTCGCAACAGGGCATGACACAACAGCAACAGAACATGCCCCGGGGAATACCAAGCAACATCACTCAAAATGCCCTGCAGGAATTACTGCACTTCCTCAAATCTCCCAGCTCTCCGCACCAACAGCAGCAGGTCCTGACCATCTTAAAGTCGAACCCACACCTCATGGCTGCTTTCATCAAACAGAGAACGGCAAAGTACCAGGCCAGCCAGcaaccacagcagcagcagcagcagcaggcgcagcagcagcagaacccaCAGGCCATGATGGGCTCCCAGGCTGGAATGCAGGTTATGTCATCAATGGCAAACCAGGTGCCCAGACCGGGGATTTCTCCCCAGCAGCAACCTCGGCAGCCGGCAGGACCACAGGGCATGATGTCCATAGGTCCTCAAGGCCAGATGATGAATCCTGCTCAAAATGGAAACCCCCAGCTGTACCGCAGGCAGCAGATGTTCAGGATGCAGCAAATGCAGTCACAGGGAGGCTTGAATCAGGTCCACGGTCAGTTTCCTCCCCAGCAGACGGGACAAGCAAACTTCTCCCAGATCTGTATGCAGCAGCAAATGACTATGCAAGGAGGCGGGGGACCCATGAGCCAGCTCCCTCCTACATCCCAAATGGGGCAACCTGGCATGGGCGTCGACAGCTCCAGGATGGTCCTCCAACAGCGCTTGCTTCAGCCCCAACAGATGAAGCAGCAGATGGGCTCTCCAGCACAGGCTAACTCCATGAGTCCGCAGCCTCATATGCTACAAGGCCAAGCCCCGGGAGTAGCTCACCTACAGGGCCAAACCATGGCCAACACCCTGGGAAATCAAGTGCGCTCCCCCGCCCCGGTCCAGTCCCCACGGCCGCCATCACAACAGGCTCCTCATTCCGGCTCCTCCCCACGAATACAACCACATCCATCGCCTCAACATGCAGCTCTACACTCCAACTCTCCACATCCCAGCCTCGCTCCCATGTCTGGCTCCATGGAGCAAGGGCACATGGGAACACCTGAGCAGAGCGCCATGCTCCCACAGCTGAACACACCAAATCGAGGGGCTTTAGGAAACGACATGGGCATGGTGGGTGACACAACCGGAGACACTCTGGAAAAATTTGTTGAAGGATTGTAGCATTTTAAGAAAGAGGACTCGTTTTCAACTGAAAGGTTTTCTACCGACttatgtaaaaagaaagaaatacaaacaaatgagtCTTAAAAGGCCTCTGGACTGTGAACTTTCCTTTAGCAATTAACTACTTTTTTCCTAAACCAGAATGATTTACATGCGCTGGGGAAAAGGACAGAAATCAAATTTTGGTTCAGATCAGCTTTGCAAGAGTTTACCCATGTCattgtgttttaatttgtttttcagttgaTCTACAtttgacttttgaaaaaaaaaaattggaaacaaaaatattttgttgtattcttttttgtacttttgcaAATTAATATTGTACTTGTGTTGAGGAGTATGTAAAATTGCTTGGGAGTTTTCTGCCAGGTTTGACCTCTTGTTTAGTTTCCTTGTTCCTGGctaatttattcaaataataCACCCTTTTTTGAGATAACTGCCTTTGGGAAAGCCTTAATTTCTTTCCTGGTTGCAGAGTCTAATAGAGATTTACTTATTTGTATAGATCTACACTTCGtattgcacacacaaacacatcatGCTGGTAAGAAAGACACCTGCTTTAAAGCTTGTAATGTTAATATGtgccagatttctttttttttcactggccATGGCTCAGCGTTTTGCTGGCAGATTTTCCTAcattgctttgtttgtttttacatttaaagaattGTCTATGTATTGAACCTCTTTTGCCTGTGGTGGGAAATTCCATTGTTTGACTGCTGATTTGTGTTCAGAGAGTTTTGTGCATCTTTTTCTCTTCCATTAAACTTGAATTGATGAGGAACTATTCTCCAATGTAAATCAAGCAGCTAGACAGTACTGTAAATATGGTATGAATAGAAAATAAGAATGAAATCAGATGTATAAACTGGTTCAAATGGCTCATTTCATATTTCTATATCATATTGTTAAATAAACCTGTGTGCCACAGACttggtttgtatttattttaatggtgaaacaaagaaaattcaaGCTTACATTGCAATGTACATTTTTAGTGGTACAATATATACATTCGAATAATAACATATCGTTATGATCATAACCCAAATGGATTTAAACCCATCAGTAGCAGtcagttttcttctgtttttaattgtcATCAGGCAGATTTTGGACACCTATCTGACGTCATTTTCAGGCGCGCGTGGAGATTCCCTGTGCGTCGTTTAGCGTGTGTCCTCGCAGGTCACGTTTTTGGTCTGCTGGTGTTTTCCAAATCAATCCGCCACAATGTCACGCTTTCTGGGTTTGTGTCGATTCGGACTCAGTTCTCTTCAAAGGTCCAATTCCCGAGTAATGTCACGAGGACTGAGCAGCCGCACCATGTCGCTTCCACTTGCTAGAGGTAAGATGTGTTCGTAAGCTAGCAGAGTTAGTTAGCCTAGCTGTTGAGTTGACAGCCTCAGCATCCTAAAGTTTATCTGGAGCAAGTTTATCTGGAGTTGGTGCTCATGCCAAAGGCTTGACTTGAAGCTGATGGAGAAACatttgagattttaaatatattcGAATGTGGGTAAATTAAATTACTACAACTACGGAAGCAGTAGTGGGTCAAACTTAATTAAACATTGTTTGGGTGGTTATTGGCAATTGccacaaatgtttgtttgcaCTTCCATCGAGGTTGGCCAAACTAGTTTTTGGGGTAGGGATGTCCACGCCATTATCTAAAATGATATCCAGCCCACTCATGATGATGGAGGTCAGATCAGAAACAGCTTGGGCAGAGGTGACCTTGGAGAATTGGgatacctttttatttattctatttgcTCCACAAGGCCTCTTGGATGTTTCTTTCTAATTATAAACACTATCTAAATATTGCAGTTTAAGCTGTTCTGTTTGGTTAAGAAAATATGATacaataaagatttttaaataagcTTGTTTGTCTGAAATGCTGATCTTcaagttgtttttattcatttctttgcCTTAATTTTCCCTTTTGTCAGATCTACAGGCTTTGCAGAAGCGGCACTGTCAGCCCAAGTTGTGCAGGTTGCAGGGGTCTTGTCACGTCCTGAGCCAGCAGTCTTTCTATAGCACTCAGGAAGTTGAGAAAGAGCCTGAAGTGGAGCCTCTACACACCATTATAAGTGACACTGAATCCGTGCAAGGTGTCAAATCAGCAGCTTAAAATCTCCTGTAACAATGATGTACACATTTTCTCTTCATTCCCTAATGTAgtgatctttttctgttttcaggtaGTTTTTCCAAACATGAATTTcaagctgaaacaaaaaaactcttaGACATTGTTGCCAGGTCCTTGTACTCAGAGAAAGAAGTAAGAGAAAGAAGACAGCTTCgcactgtcttttttttattttatttttttttatttcgttCAACATGTTTACTTGTCATTTCTTCAGGTGTTCATCAGGGAGCTGATTTCTAATGGCAGTGACGCTCTGGAAAAGCTGAGGCATAAACTTatcacagcaggaggagaaacgGCTCCAATGGAGATCCATCTGAAGACGGATGCCGGAAAAGGCACCATCACCATCCAGGTACTGTGACTCtaatggttaaataaaaaatatgatttataagaaaaaacctttttaaataaaccacaaaaaaacccaTGTTTGCTCCTACAAATCAAAATGGTTCTGGGGTTGGGATGGTTTTAGGCCGTTTGTTATTTCGCTGCCACCTGGTGGATAAATGTGGTACAACATGCTGTACATCTGAGTTTTTaggattcttttttcttttaggataCAGGAGTTGGCATGAACAAAGAGGAGTTGGTGGCCAATCTAGGTACTATCGCTCGCTCTGGTTCAAAAGTGAGTGTGCTTTCTTCACAAATCAATTATAGTCTCCATCATCaccacatttgtttttctaaaacattgaTGAATGAAAATCACAAAAGACTAAAGGAGAGCAACCATTAAATCAACAAGACCAACAAAGGAATGTGACAAAGCATGACTCGGAGGGAAAATGAATTGgaagaaaatcctttttcttatCCTGTTTTATTCAGACCTTGCTCTATTTTATATtgtacatatacacacatacatgtgtAAAAATACACTGCATAGTACACTATAAAGTAACATAAACTATCCCTGTAccttataaagaaaaatgtgtttgttgtattttgaaCACATACTTTACTTTAACTTTAGTTGATTGttattttttgatgatgaaatTTTACCGTTTATTTCCGACCCTCTACTTTGAAATAGttgcattttgttttggaagctgaaaaatgtttgtgtcttccGTTTGCGGCATGTGAACCGTTTCTTGTGCTCTGCAGGCGTTCCTGGATGCTCTGCAGAACCAGGCAGAGGCAAGCAGCTCCATCATTGGTCAGTTTGGAGTTGGTTTCTACTCGGCGTTCATGGTGGCTGACCGCGTCGATGTCTTCACTCGGTCTGCAGATCGGGATGCACCCGGATACAAGTGGTCCTCCGATGGGTGAGTCTAATGACAGATGCTTCTAATGAAAGACCCCTTCCTTTTGTTTTAGCTGTAGGCACTAAAAATTCCCCCGATGTGAGAACAAATGCTTAATTTACATGTTTTAGAAAGAATATTGTGCAAGATTGCATTTATTGGTTACAAAGACGGTGAATAACCTCTGCCTTGATGTTGTTTTCTCCGTCAGCTCTGGACTTTTTGAAGTTGCAGAAGCCAGTGGAGTCCAACAAGGAACAAAAATTGTGCTGCACCTTAAAGATGACTGCAAGGAGTTCTCCTCCGAGGATAGGGTTAAAGGTAAAAATGGAGTTGTGGGTAAATTATAATATCTTTCTTCTGTCTAACAAAAtgttgccttttgttttttttacagaggtGGTGACAAAATACAGCAACTTTGTCAGCTTCCCTATTTTCCTGAATGGCCGTCGACTAAACACTCTGCAGGTGAGTTGTTATTGGAACTTTATTGGTCTCAACATAAAAGGTGATTCTCTTCTCATAACTCCTAAAGGAAAAACCTCAAATTGAAATGATGAAATTGTTGTGATGACATTTTTAGTTTGAATTTACTTGTTTAGAAATATTGCTTGCTCACGTGTAACAccctttgtttctgtttttaggcCTTGTGGCTGATGGAGCCTAAAGAAATCAGCGACTGGCAGCATGAGGAGTTTTACCGCTACATCGCTCAGGCCTACGATAAGCCCCGGTACACGCTGCACTACCGAGCCGACGCCCCCCTCAACATCCGCAGCATCTTTTATGTCCCTGACTCGGTGAGAAGGTCACTTCAAGGTCCAGGATGTGACCAAAAAGACATTTATACTTGGAGATATGAAGGTTTTTGTGTGACGGCTGAGTGAACGTTGATGTCAACAGAAGCCCAGCATGTTTGACGTGAGCAGGGAGATGGGCTCCAGCGTGGCTCTGTACAGCAGAAAGGTTCTGATCCAGACCAAAGCCTCTGATATTCTTCCTAAGTGGCTGCGCTTCCTCCGAGGTCTGTATTCCTCCGAGCACTCGTGCATCATGGAGAAAAGGGGGCGGGGATTTGGATCGGTGGTTATTCTTTCGGTTTGCAGGCGTGGTGGACAGTGAAGACATCCCTCTGAATCTGAGTCGAGAGCTCCTGCAAGAGAGCGCCCTCATCAGGTACAGCAGCAAAATCCAAAGATATTTATGGTACTTTTTCCCAAACCTAACTCCAAGGGGCAGCTGtggctttaaagtcccactctgacagTCTTGTCATCTACTTTGAAAGTCTTCTCAGGGGACTTTTAATCATGAGAGGGTCgctttttgccaaaatcaaagaaacctgtgtcattttctagaactaAGTCTATGTCCCACCAAACTccccaactactaaaaaactatatagtgctggactatctagtgccctggactTTGAAAGCAAATCGGACACCATGATCACtacctcttttttgtttttaaatgcaaatgacgacgtcaaagtgaaaatctcattgatatgaAATATGAGTCAtgaccatttatgaatccactctgttctgaagatgaaaacgttaatggtttaaaaaaaatactttaaacataattttttttcacaaaaatgttcaaacgcaatgcattgtggtttacattcgccaatctagtgagcatcgatgcacactggattttcgcagagacttctgggaaatttgtaGGGCACTCGATTTAGGAATTGGAGATTCGGACAGCACAACAAAATGacaaacgcactatatagtacACTATGAATTGAtgagtgaaggaattcggacacaccTATAGTTTCTAAAACATGGCATCTTCTTTGGACGATTCGACTTCAGCTCAGTTATGGATTAATTGTTCCTTTAAGCAATTTCTAAtacagatttgtttgttttttccacctTTGGGTTTAAAGTAATACTTATGTGAACAGTTgcagatttaaaatgaaaacgagttgtttgaaaaaatctgtttaaattcAAATAATGTCCACCTGTAAATCCAATTGAATCATTCATTTCTTTGCCACTAAAAGTTGTCCTTTTCCCCCATAAGCCAGGCATCCGTGTGGATATCAGGTGTCAGATCAAACATGTGGAATCCgctcttttcttttgctgtccTGTAATTTTTGACTGAAGCAGATCATGTTGAGGTTTGACATGTTGGGGACGTTTTTGTGCAGGCATGAATTGAGATCTAAAAGTGGTCACCAAGGTGACCCAAAACATTCATGAAGACAAGGACACTAAAAATGTTCCCTTTTGAGTTTAATATTAAAACTTTAGTAAAATTCCTATTAAACGTCTAAAAAGTGAGAGCCCTGActacatttgaatagttgaacaGAGAGCGGTTATTTATCGTGATTTCCTGTGTTCCATCAAAGTTGGCTCTCTGGTGCTGACTGCTCTCCCGCTGCCTCTGCAGGAAGCTTCGGGATGTTCTGCAGCAGAGAGTCATCCGCTTCCTGCTGGACCAAAGCAAGAAGGAGCCTGAGAAATACAACACGTTCTTTGAAGATTACGGTCTGTTCATGAGGGAGGGGATTGTCACCACCCAGGAGCAAGACATCAAGGTGCCCGCTTTCTATTTGGACTCTGAAGTTGGAACAGAAAGTGTTGTAAAGATTCTTTTTAGTTTGATTAGCGTTTTGCTGCTTCTCTGTAGGAGGACATCGCCAAGCTTTTGCGTTTCGAGTCATCGGCTTTACCGGCCGGCCAGCAGACGAACCTGATGGAGTACGGCTCGCGTATGAAGGCCGGCACGCGCAACATCTACTACCTGTGCGCCCCCAACCGACATTTAGCAGAGCACTCGCCGTACTTTGAAGCCATGAAGAAGAAGGACATGGAGGTAAAAACATggaggtttttgttttaaacaaagcaCTGGTTCACAACTGGGGTTGTCTGAAGGCGCCTGATCTCCGTCGTTCCACCATGTAGGTGCTGTTCTGCTATGAGCAGTTTGACGAGCTGACCCTGCTCCACCTCAGGGAGTTTGACAAGAAGAAGCTCATCTCCGTGGAGACGGACATCATGGTGGATCACTACAAGGAGGAGAAGTTTGAGGACAGCAAGCCAGGTCCGTACCATCCCTAGAAGCCGGGCTCTCGCAGACCTCTTTTGTGTCAGAGCTGAAAGGTGAGCGTTTGTCCTCCGCAGCATCTGAGCGTCTGACACAGGAGCAGGCCGACGACCTGATGGCCTGGATGAAGAACGCTTTAGGTCCTCGAGTCACGAATATCAAGGTAAACGTGCAGATCAGGAATCACATTCAGCATTTGAAGCTTTCCGCTCTCctcctttttagccaaaacggTAAATAAATTGTTCCTGCTCTGACCCTCAGCTGACTCCTCGTCTGGACACCCACCCCGCCATGATCACCGTCTTAGAAATGGGCGCCGCACGCCACTTCCTGCGCACTCAGCAGCTGGCTCGCAGCGCTGAGGAAAGAGCCCAGATCCTGCAGCCTACACTGGAGATCAATGCAGGGTGAGAGCCCCGCCCACATGTGGTCCTCCACTTCTGTGGATTTGAACAGACTTCTGACTTTTGCTTCTATTTTAGACACGATCTGATCAAG includes:
- the trap1 gene encoding heat shock protein 75 kDa, mitochondrial yields the protein MSRFLGLCRFGLSSLQRSNSRVMSRGLSSRTMSLPLARDLQALQKRHCQPKLCRLQGSCHVLSQQSFYSTQEVEKEPEVEPLHTIISDTESVQGSFSKHEFQAETKKLLDIVARSLYSEKEVFIRELISNGSDALEKLRHKLITAGGETAPMEIHLKTDAGKGTITIQDTGVGMNKEELVANLGTIARSGSKAFLDALQNQAEASSSIIGQFGVGFYSAFMVADRVDVFTRSADRDAPGYKWSSDGSGLFEVAEASGVQQGTKIVLHLKDDCKEFSSEDRVKEVVTKYSNFVSFPIFLNGRRLNTLQALWLMEPKEISDWQHEEFYRYIAQAYDKPRYTLHYRADAPLNIRSIFYVPDSKPSMFDVSREMGSSVALYSRKVLIQTKASDILPKWLRFLRGVVDSEDIPLNLSRELLQESALIRKLRDVLQQRVIRFLLDQSKKEPEKYNTFFEDYGLFMREGIVTTQEQDIKEDIAKLLRFESSALPAGQQTNLMEYGSRMKAGTRNIYYLCAPNRHLAEHSPYFEAMKKKDMEVLFCYEQFDELTLLHLREFDKKKLISVETDIMVDHYKEEKFEDSKPASERLTQEQADDLMAWMKNALGPRVTNIKLTPRLDTHPAMITVLEMGAARHFLRTQQLARSAEERAQILQPTLEINAGHDLIKKLHTLKDSNSELAVLLLEQVYDNAMIAAGLNDDPRPMIARLNDLLTKALEKH